One Cellulomonas soli DNA window includes the following coding sequences:
- the pstC gene encoding phosphate ABC transporter permease subunit PstC, which yields MRTDVLDDRRDVPRQITAVRGLQDTVFRIGAHGGGVLVLAIMTLVGLFLAVRGAEAIGAAGPEFLTEQEWEPNSGRFGIAAVLFGTVTIALIAITVALPLAVGTATYISEYAPEGLKRVLVGVVDLMAAIPSVVYGLWGMFWLEGQLLPVAKWITTYLGWIPIFSVPQFDPDDPLATPTVFTASAFLAGLVVSMMVAPIAASIMREVFAQAPIGEREGALALGASKWGMIRAVVYPFGLGGMVGGTMLGLGRALGETIAVYLVISPVFVVNWHLLSTGTNSISSLIALRYGEASSFELSGLMAAGLVLFAITMLVNFAAGFVIQRSRSGASS from the coding sequence ATGAGGACCGACGTCCTCGACGACAGGCGAGACGTGCCGCGGCAGATCACCGCCGTGCGCGGCCTGCAGGACACGGTGTTCCGCATCGGCGCGCACGGCGGCGGGGTCCTGGTCCTGGCGATCATGACGCTCGTCGGGCTCTTCCTGGCCGTGCGCGGCGCCGAGGCGATCGGCGCGGCAGGCCCGGAGTTCCTCACCGAGCAGGAGTGGGAGCCGAACTCCGGCCGGTTCGGTATCGCGGCCGTGCTGTTCGGCACCGTGACGATCGCCCTCATCGCGATCACGGTGGCGCTCCCGCTGGCCGTGGGCACCGCGACCTACATCTCCGAGTACGCGCCGGAGGGGCTCAAGCGTGTGCTGGTCGGGGTCGTCGACCTGATGGCGGCCATCCCCTCGGTGGTCTACGGACTGTGGGGCATGTTCTGGCTCGAGGGCCAGCTGCTCCCGGTGGCGAAGTGGATCACCACCTACCTCGGCTGGATCCCGATCTTCTCCGTCCCCCAGTTCGACCCGGACGACCCGCTGGCCACCCCGACCGTGTTCACCGCCTCGGCGTTCCTGGCCGGCCTGGTCGTCTCGATGATGGTCGCCCCCATCGCCGCGTCGATCATGCGGGAGGTCTTCGCCCAGGCCCCGATCGGCGAGCGGGAGGGCGCCCTGGCGCTCGGCGCGTCCAAGTGGGGCATGATCCGCGCCGTCGTGTACCCGTTCGGCCTCGGCGGGATGGTCGGCGGCACCATGCTCGGCCTCGGCCGCGCGCTCGGCGAGACCATCGCCGTCTACCTCGTGATCAGCCCGGTCTTCGTCGTCAACTGGCACCTGCTGAGCACCGGGACCAACTCGATCAGCTCGCTGATCGCCCTGCGCTACGGCGAGGCGTCCAGCTTCGAGCTGTCCGGCCTGATGGCCGCCGGGCTGGTGCTCTTCGCGATCACCATGCTCGTCAACTTCGCCGCCGGCTTCGTCATCCAGCGCTCCCGCTCGGGCGCGTCGAGCTGA
- a CDS encoding TetR family transcriptional regulator encodes MIRREQAERTRELLLDAAAAELWLHGLGGTRIQDVLDRAQVTKGGLYHHFTSKQEMADALAAQEAGRWPALAEDVSSSGARGLSALEEFAVSAAQRLQDDIRAKAVLRIAEELEGSAAASVLAAWHDFTILSLQQAIADGEVGDSIAIREVAATVVEAVYGACVCPAPASVPVDGPVRVRRLWAVLAPGLRSTAG; translated from the coding sequence ATGATCCGCCGGGAGCAGGCCGAGCGCACGCGAGAGCTGCTGCTCGACGCCGCCGCCGCGGAGCTGTGGCTGCACGGGCTGGGTGGCACGCGCATCCAGGACGTGCTCGACCGGGCCCAGGTCACCAAGGGCGGCCTCTACCACCACTTCACCAGCAAGCAGGAGATGGCCGACGCGCTCGCGGCGCAGGAGGCCGGTCGGTGGCCGGCCCTCGCCGAGGACGTCAGCAGCTCGGGTGCGCGCGGACTGTCCGCGCTGGAGGAGTTCGCGGTGTCCGCCGCGCAACGGTTGCAGGACGACATCCGGGCGAAAGCAGTGCTGCGGATCGCCGAGGAGCTCGAGGGTTCTGCCGCGGCTTCCGTGCTGGCGGCCTGGCACGACTTCACGATCCTGTCGCTGCAGCAGGCGATCGCCGACGGAGAGGTCGGCGACTCGATCGCCATCCGTGAGGTGGCGGCCACGGTGGTCGAGGCGGTCTACGGCGCCTGTGTGTGTCCCGCTCCGGCGAGCGTTCCGGTCGACGGTCCGGTGAGGGTCCGGCGGCTGTGGGCCGTGCTCGCCCCGGGCCTGAGGTCCACGGCCGGCTGA
- a CDS encoding response regulator, with protein MIRVLVVDDQLVVRRGLRVILQDFPDIDVAGEAVSGPAALAAVQELRPDVVLMDVRMPDGDGIAATRALATASEPVPVIVLTTFAVDEYVFGALEAGAVGFLLKDDAEPDDLAAAVRAAARGDGLVSPSVTRRVIAEFARRGSLVPADPGPGRGAEVLTRRELDIVRALSQGHSNEQIAQHLHLEAGTVKAHLSRIMAKLEVQGRVQVVIWAFRNGVVA; from the coding sequence ATGATCCGGGTGCTCGTCGTGGACGACCAGCTCGTGGTGCGTCGCGGCCTGCGCGTCATCCTGCAGGACTTCCCGGACATCGACGTCGCCGGCGAGGCGGTGTCCGGACCTGCCGCCCTCGCCGCCGTGCAGGAGCTGCGCCCGGACGTCGTCCTGATGGACGTGCGGATGCCCGACGGCGACGGCATCGCCGCCACCCGCGCCCTGGCCACGGCGTCCGAGCCCGTGCCCGTCATCGTGCTGACCACCTTCGCGGTCGACGAGTACGTCTTCGGCGCGCTCGAGGCCGGGGCCGTGGGCTTCCTGCTCAAGGACGACGCCGAACCGGACGACCTCGCCGCCGCCGTCCGAGCCGCCGCCCGCGGTGACGGGCTCGTCTCCCCCTCGGTCACCCGGCGCGTCATCGCCGAGTTCGCCCGGCGCGGCTCGCTGGTCCCGGCCGACCCCGGGCCGGGGCGAGGAGCGGAGGTCCTCACCCGCCGGGAGCTCGACATCGTCCGGGCCCTGAGCCAAGGCCACTCCAACGAGCAGATCGCCCAGCACCTGCACCTGGAAGCAGGAACCGTGAAGGCCCACCTGTCGCGGATCATGGCCAAGCTCGAGGTGCAGGGCAGGGTCCAGGTCGTCATCTGGGCGTTCCGCAACGGCGTCGTCGCCTGA
- the lanKC gene encoding class III lanthionine synthetase LanKC has protein sequence MDPTYHRYAQTHPLFYDTPSRRPVPRTRALRPHDDDSSWTGWQHLDDGHWVFHRPEGATLPEQGWKIHVTASEDNARQVLAQVSAYCRAHDIVFKHLPDLDTLTARNAKDADRSTSGKFITLYPVDEDTLRRVLDDLDAVLGGTPGPYVLSDLRWNAGPLFVRYGAFTRTWTRDEHDRPVLALREPTGHLVEDRRTASFTPPPWVTVPAFLREQLDALGGSAPPADFAYRPTRALHYSNAGGVYEATDPTGARVVLKEARPHAGLTPDGRDAVARLVDEEAALLALAGPDVVAVRDSLTVQGHRFLVLDHVDGTTVSTQVVARCPAVRADAAPADRLAYRQWALDVDAQVRRAVARIHAAGYVHGDLHPGNVLLTPGGQVVLLDLEMARTVEGRHAPVIGAPGFVAPDGRGGVAADRYALACLTLFLFCPLTTLLGLDPLKLDELLDWARDTYGLDEELLASVRADLALPGRERLDTRSRLAQGVDHAIRRWDTSTEDAVLALQVLVSRSIAASADFARTDRAWPGDPQQFAENGWNLAHGAAGVLHALDACSLDIDPQGLEWFDAATRGGTGVDGSAPVAAGLFDGLAGAAWVQRRLGHDAQADRLLDELLRLDTGALGADLYGGLPGVGLYLLSEAAHDPTLIDRAEQIARRLRARHDERPPLDPREPDPVVRTGQGGLLRGPSGTALFALELYRHTGDLDHLALARDALDHDLAHCVVAPDGSLQVNEGWRLMPYLATGSAGIGLVAAQLVHHVPEPGRYLLALDGISAAARAPFVIEPGLFHGRAGLIHYLVTLARLGLSTPRDDAALRTHVDALRLHAVRHGTGIGFPGQGLLRLSSDLATGAAGVLTALQAHTMLNHDDARTGWNTLLPLLLPGCPPARPGTPAAPAVPHRGGGDTRGLPPRPAVAR, from the coding sequence GTGGACCCGACGTACCACCGCTACGCGCAGACCCACCCGCTCTTCTACGACACCCCCAGCCGCCGCCCTGTCCCACGCACGCGAGCGTTGCGACCCCACGACGACGACTCGTCCTGGACCGGCTGGCAGCACCTCGACGACGGCCACTGGGTCTTCCACCGACCCGAGGGCGCCACGCTCCCCGAGCAGGGCTGGAAGATCCACGTCACCGCGAGCGAGGACAACGCACGCCAGGTGCTGGCCCAGGTGAGCGCCTACTGCCGCGCGCACGACATCGTGTTCAAGCACCTACCCGATCTGGACACGCTCACCGCGCGCAACGCCAAGGACGCCGACCGCTCGACGTCCGGCAAGTTCATCACCCTGTACCCGGTGGACGAGGACACCCTGCGCCGAGTGCTCGACGACCTCGATGCCGTGCTCGGTGGCACACCCGGCCCCTACGTGCTGTCCGACCTGCGGTGGAACGCCGGGCCGCTCTTCGTACGCTACGGCGCGTTCACCCGCACCTGGACGCGTGACGAGCACGACCGCCCAGTCCTCGCCCTCCGCGAGCCGACCGGCCACCTCGTCGAGGACCGGCGCACCGCATCCTTCACCCCGCCGCCCTGGGTCACGGTGCCGGCGTTCCTGCGCGAGCAGCTCGACGCACTCGGTGGGAGCGCCCCGCCGGCCGACTTCGCCTACCGACCCACCCGCGCGCTGCACTACTCCAACGCCGGCGGCGTCTACGAAGCCACCGACCCGACCGGTGCGCGGGTCGTCCTCAAGGAGGCCCGACCGCACGCAGGCCTGACGCCGGACGGACGGGACGCCGTGGCCCGACTCGTCGACGAGGAGGCCGCCCTTCTCGCCCTCGCCGGCCCGGACGTCGTCGCCGTGCGCGACTCACTGACCGTGCAGGGCCACCGGTTCCTCGTGCTCGACCACGTCGACGGCACCACGGTGAGCACGCAGGTCGTCGCCCGATGCCCAGCGGTGCGTGCCGACGCGGCGCCCGCCGACCGCCTGGCATACCGGCAGTGGGCACTCGACGTCGATGCACAGGTCCGACGCGCCGTCGCCCGCATCCACGCAGCGGGCTACGTGCACGGCGATCTCCACCCAGGCAACGTGCTGCTCACCCCCGGCGGTCAGGTCGTCCTGCTCGACCTCGAGATGGCCCGCACGGTCGAGGGCCGGCACGCCCCCGTCATCGGGGCACCCGGGTTCGTCGCTCCCGACGGACGCGGCGGTGTGGCGGCCGACCGGTACGCGCTGGCCTGCCTCACGCTCTTCCTCTTCTGCCCCTTGACGACCCTGCTCGGTCTCGACCCGCTCAAGCTCGACGAGCTGCTCGACTGGGCGCGCGACACCTACGGGCTCGACGAGGAGCTGCTCGCCTCCGTCCGCGCGGACCTCGCACTGCCCGGACGCGAGCGCCTGGACACGCGCTCCCGCCTGGCCCAGGGGGTCGACCACGCCATCCGTCGATGGGACACCAGCACCGAGGACGCCGTCCTCGCGCTCCAGGTGCTGGTCTCCCGGTCGATCGCCGCGAGCGCCGACTTCGCACGCACCGACCGTGCCTGGCCCGGCGACCCGCAGCAGTTCGCCGAGAACGGATGGAACCTCGCCCACGGCGCCGCAGGCGTCCTGCACGCCCTCGATGCCTGCAGCCTCGACATCGACCCGCAAGGCCTCGAGTGGTTCGACGCCGCCACGCGCGGCGGTACCGGCGTCGACGGTTCGGCTCCGGTCGCCGCGGGCCTCTTCGACGGGCTCGCCGGGGCCGCCTGGGTCCAGCGCCGCCTGGGTCATGACGCGCAGGCCGACCGCCTGCTCGACGAGCTGCTCCGCCTCGACACCGGCGCGCTCGGGGCGGACCTGTACGGAGGCCTCCCGGGCGTCGGCCTGTACCTGCTGTCCGAGGCGGCCCACGACCCGACCCTGATCGATCGCGCCGAGCAGATCGCTCGCCGACTGCGGGCCCGGCACGACGAACGTCCGCCGCTCGATCCCCGCGAGCCCGACCCGGTGGTCCGCACCGGTCAGGGCGGCCTGCTGCGAGGTCCGAGCGGCACGGCACTGTTCGCCCTCGAGCTGTACCGCCACACCGGCGACCTCGACCACCTCGCGCTGGCGAGGGACGCCCTCGATCACGACCTCGCGCACTGCGTCGTCGCCCCCGACGGCTCGCTGCAGGTCAACGAGGGCTGGCGCCTGATGCCGTACCTGGCCACCGGTTCGGCGGGCATCGGGCTGGTCGCCGCCCAGCTCGTGCACCACGTGCCCGAACCCGGTCGGTACCTGCTCGCGCTGGACGGCATCAGCGCCGCCGCCCGCGCGCCCTTCGTCATCGAGCCCGGGCTGTTCCACGGGCGTGCCGGACTGATCCACTACCTCGTCACCCTTGCCCGGCTGGGCCTGTCCACGCCGCGCGACGACGCGGCGCTGCGCACGCACGTCGACGCGTTGCGGCTGCACGCCGTCCGCCACGGCACCGGTATCGGGTTCCCCGGACAGGGTCTGCTCCGCCTGTCCAGCGACCTGGCTACCGGAGCCGCGGGCGTCCTGACCGCCCTGCAGGCGCACACCATGCTGAACCATGACGACGCACGAACAGGGTGGAACACCCTGCTCCCCCTCCTCCTCCCGGGCTGCCCGCCCGCCCGCCCGGGCACACCGGCGGCACCTGCCGTCCCACACAGGGGAGGAGGTGACACCCGTGGGCTTCCTCCTCGCCCTGCAGTCGCTCGATGA
- a CDS encoding SapB/AmfS family lanthipeptide: MGFLLALQSLDEHPDSQHHQQLASAYSLTVCVSTTSQAIC; encoded by the coding sequence GTGGGCTTCCTCCTCGCCCTGCAGTCGCTCGATGAGCACCCTGACAGCCAGCACCACCAGCAGCTGGCCAGCGCCTACAGCCTGACCGTCTGCGTCAGCACGACCTCGCAGGCCATCTGCTGA
- a CDS encoding sensor histidine kinase: protein MLMSDTAWAVLLSIVSIAYFLVTIAVSTSFFTDNGGPTVSVASVWGTVAVFALQAVPLVRRTRHPVATFWLVYACFLVAVAITVDRNFTITPTYWFAIFTVAACTSRRTWTTTLSIAAGLDFLIHLTLAGIATGGMNALVLLAIVVRVVPTYVAPLLAGLLYGAQQRQAELAAAHAAALRTAADAQAAAAVAAERNRMARELHDVAAHHLSGILLQTRAAIRVHEHDPQTTTELLTSIRNEGELTLRSLREVIGVLRDDDGGPGVREPTLSTLPELIASVRTLHPAIDLAVTGDIDDLSPATSLACYRIIQESLTNARRHAPGGQVTIHVHRRPRELTIEVSNTAATEQPAHEERSRPGYGLVGMRERATMLGGTLHAGTTPDGGWRTSAAIPLDRQLARTVERTVPA, encoded by the coding sequence ATGCTGATGTCGGACACCGCGTGGGCGGTGCTCCTCTCGATCGTCTCGATCGCCTACTTTCTCGTCACCATCGCGGTGAGCACCAGCTTCTTCACCGACAACGGCGGTCCGACGGTCAGCGTCGCCAGCGTCTGGGGCACCGTGGCCGTCTTCGCGCTGCAGGCGGTCCCGCTGGTGCGGCGCACCCGCCACCCGGTGGCCACCTTCTGGCTGGTGTACGCGTGCTTCCTGGTCGCCGTGGCGATCACCGTCGACCGCAACTTCACCATCACCCCGACCTACTGGTTCGCGATCTTCACCGTGGCGGCCTGCACCAGCCGCCGCACGTGGACCACCACGCTGTCCATCGCCGCCGGCCTCGACTTCCTGATCCACCTCACGCTCGCCGGGATCGCCACCGGCGGCATGAACGCCCTCGTGCTCCTGGCCATCGTCGTGCGGGTCGTGCCCACGTACGTCGCACCCCTGCTCGCCGGGCTCCTCTACGGTGCGCAGCAGCGCCAGGCCGAGCTCGCCGCTGCGCACGCGGCCGCCCTGCGCACGGCCGCCGATGCCCAGGCCGCGGCCGCGGTCGCCGCCGAACGCAACCGGATGGCCCGCGAGCTGCACGACGTCGCCGCCCACCACCTGTCCGGGATCCTGCTGCAGACCCGCGCCGCCATCCGCGTCCACGAGCACGACCCGCAGACCACCACCGAGCTGCTCACCTCGATCCGCAACGAGGGCGAGCTCACGCTGCGCAGCCTGCGCGAGGTCATCGGCGTGCTGCGCGACGACGACGGCGGCCCCGGGGTGCGCGAGCCCACGCTCAGCACGCTGCCCGAGCTCATCGCCTCCGTGCGCACGCTGCACCCGGCGATCGACCTCGCCGTCACCGGAGACATCGACGACCTGTCCCCCGCCACGTCCCTGGCCTGCTACCGCATCATCCAGGAGTCGCTCACCAACGCCCGCCGGCACGCCCCGGGCGGCCAGGTGACGATCCACGTGCACCGGCGCCCGCGCGAGCTGACCATCGAGGTGTCGAACACGGCAGCCACCGAGCAGCCCGCGCACGAGGAACGCAGTCGCCCCGGCTACGGTCTGGTCGGCATGCGCGAACGCGCCACGATGCTCGGCGGCACCCTGCACGCCGGGACGACCCCGGACGGCGGCTGGCGGACCAGCGCCGCCATCCCCCTCGACCGCCAGCTCGCGCGCACCGTCGAACGGACGGTCCCGGCATGA
- a CDS encoding zinc finger domain-containing protein produces MSPLEVRCPRCDSPVGTLCVTSEGQVRDHAHRRRTVAAQLATVEPSDGSE; encoded by the coding sequence ATGAGCCCCCTCGAGGTCCGCTGTCCCCGGTGCGACTCCCCCGTCGGCACCCTTTGCGTCACGAGCGAGGGCCAGGTGCGTGACCACGCACACCGCCGGCGCACGGTTGCCGCGCAGCTCGCCACAGTCGAGCCCTCGGACGGGTCCGAGTAA
- the pstA gene encoding phosphate ABC transporter permease PstA, which yields MTTTEIPARSARRAAPPARRTHVPASAGHPGAPEVQRNLSRTRREDVLRIVGAAAASIASSAWLFTQLLPAQGALAFVLVTYVLFVAYFVVLISFDDDRVTVLDRVVGVLIHSAAVVLLLALAVVVVFTLARGSQAFRHANFWTQDLSMAGPLDPMTVGGMAHAAVGTLIMISIALVIAIPLGLLCAVFLAEFPSPFARVVRTVVEAMTALPSIVCGLFIYATYVLLLGFDKSAFAASLAITIMILPIVVRSADVVLRLVPATLKEASLATGASQWRTIWHVVLPTSRSGLMTAVVLGTARGIGETSPVLLTAGYTTFYNFNPFSGPMVSLPFATFTLVKSPEPTQVARGFGAAAVLMVLVFVLFLLARLMGGKGAGVQSPRGARRARAASARVLARIEQRELVSTLEEWELAAGQRPPAAGTGGTGTGAVAR from the coding sequence ATGACCACGACCGAGATCCCCGCCCGATCGGCGCGACGGGCCGCCCCGCCGGCACGACGCACGCACGTGCCCGCGTCCGCCGGGCACCCCGGCGCTCCCGAGGTGCAGCGCAACCTGTCCCGCACCCGACGGGAGGACGTGCTGCGCATCGTCGGTGCGGCCGCCGCGTCGATCGCCTCGTCCGCCTGGCTGTTCACCCAGCTGCTGCCCGCCCAGGGTGCGCTGGCGTTCGTCCTGGTGACCTACGTGCTGTTCGTGGCGTACTTCGTGGTGCTGATCAGCTTCGACGACGACCGGGTGACCGTGCTCGACCGGGTCGTCGGGGTGCTCATCCACTCGGCCGCGGTGGTGCTGCTGCTGGCGCTGGCCGTCGTGGTGGTGTTCACGCTGGCGCGTGGGTCGCAGGCGTTCCGGCACGCGAACTTCTGGACCCAGGACCTGTCGATGGCGGGTCCGCTGGACCCGATGACGGTCGGCGGCATGGCGCACGCAGCCGTGGGCACGCTGATCATGATCTCGATCGCGCTGGTGATCGCGATCCCGCTGGGTCTGCTGTGCGCGGTGTTCCTGGCCGAGTTCCCCTCGCCGTTCGCGCGGGTGGTGCGCACCGTGGTCGAGGCGATGACCGCGCTGCCCTCGATCGTGTGCGGGCTGTTCATCTACGCCACGTACGTGCTGCTGCTCGGGTTCGACAAGTCCGCCTTCGCCGCGAGCCTGGCGATCACGATCATGATCCTGCCGATCGTGGTGCGTTCCGCCGACGTGGTGCTGCGGCTCGTGCCCGCGACGCTCAAGGAGGCCTCGCTGGCCACGGGCGCCTCGCAGTGGCGGACCATCTGGCACGTGGTGCTGCCGACCAGCAGGTCGGGCCTGATGACCGCGGTGGTGCTGGGCACCGCGCGCGGCATCGGGGAGACCAGCCCGGTGCTGCTGACGGCCGGCTACACCACGTTCTACAACTTCAACCCGTTCTCCGGGCCGATGGTGTCGTTGCCGTTCGCGACGTTCACGCTGGTCAAGTCGCCCGAGCCCACGCAGGTGGCGCGCGGCTTCGGTGCGGCGGCTGTGCTCATGGTGCTGGTGTTCGTGCTGTTCCTGCTGGCCCGGCTGATGGGCGGCAAGGGCGCGGGGGTGCAGTCGCCGCGCGGCGCGCGGCGCGCCCGCGCGGCCTCGGCGCGCGTCCTGGCCCGGATCGAGCAGCGCGAGCTGGTGAGCACGCTCGAGGAATGGGAGCTGGCCGCCGGCCAACGTCCACCGGCGGCCGGTACGGGCGGCACGGGCACCGGGGCGGTGGCCCGATGA